The genomic interval CGACGCTCAGCACCAACAGTCACACCTTCAGCTTCCAGAGCCAACATGGTGCGATCCACACCCAGGCCATAGCCGATGCCAGACAGATCCTGTCCGCCAAGCTGTGCCATCAGACCGTCGTAGCGTCCGCCGCCACCAATGCCAGACTGTGCGCCCAGGCCATCGTGAACGAACTCAAAACAAGTCTTGGTGTAGTAATCCAAACCACGAACCATGCGTGGGTTAATCACATATGGAACACCCATGTCATCGAGCAAACCAGTCACTGTTTCAAAGTGCTCACGGCACTCTGCATCAAGGTGATCCAGCATCAATGGTGCATCCGCAGTCATCTCTTGGACTTCAGGACGCTTATCATCCAACACCCGAAGTGGGTTGATCTCTGCGCGCTTGCGGGTTTCCTCATCCAAAGGAAGTGCAAACAAGAAATCCTGCAGCTTCTGACGATACTCGGGACGGCAGTGACGATCACCCAAGCTGGTGAGCTCCAGACGGAAATCCTGCAGCCCCAAGCTGCGGTAAGAACGATCAGCAAGCGCAATGATCTCCGCATCAAGCGCTGGATCATCCACACCAATTGCCTCTACGCCTACTTGCTGAAGCTGACGGTAACGCCCTGCCTGAGGACGCTCATAACGGAAGAATGGTCCGGCGTAGTTCAGCTTTACGGGAAGCTGTCCACGGTCCAGGCTGTGTTCAATAACTGCACGCATCACGCCTGCAGTGCCTTCTGGGCGCAGCGTGACAGAGCGCTCGCCACGATCAGCGAAGGTGTACATTTCCTTGCTCACTACGTCAGTGGACTCACCAACACCACGCGCAAACAAGCCGGTGTCTTCAAAGATCGGCAGCTCAATATGCTCAAACCCGGCCTTATGTGCTTGATTAACAAAGGCATCACGGACTGCTAAAAACGCTGCAGATTTTGGTGGGGCGTAATCAGGAACACCCTTGGGTGCAGCAAATGACTGAAGCTTTTCAGACTTGGACTTGTTTTGACTCACGATTATTAACGATACCTATTCGAAGAAGTAGTACGGAACTTAGCCCTACAGTGCCAGCAAGAAAGGGTTACCAGTGCGTTCTGCACGCATGGTGGTGGTTGGGCCATGCCCAGGAAGAATCTGCAATGCATCATCAAGTGGGAGCACTGCCGTGCGTAGTGACTCATTCATGGCATCTGCATCAGACCACTCAAAATCAGTGCGACCAATAGAGCCCTTGAACAACACATCACCGCTAAAGCAGTATTCCTTGCCGACGATCAGCGTACAACCAGGTGAATGCCCTGGTGCATGCTTCAACGTGAATTCTTCGCCAGCCAAAGTGATTGTCTCACCATCAACCAGATCACGCAGTGACTCAGGATCAGGGGACACCATGTTGTCGGCGTCGAAAAGCATGGCCGTCTTTGTTCCAGATCCCTTGTAGACCTCAAGGAAAAACGCATCATCAGGATGGATATAGACCGGCGCATTGAAACGCTTTGCCACAACACCAGCATCACGGGTGTGATCAATGTGTCCGTGGGTGAGCACAATCTTGTCCACGCTCAAATTATTCGTGGTGATGTATTCCACCAAATCATCGTGGGCATGCATGCCAGGATCAATGATCGCGACCTCATTCTCCCCGCGCACCACATAGCAATTTGTTTTATACGGACCAGCCGCGA from Corynebacterium glutamicum ATCC 13032 carries:
- a CDS encoding MBL fold metallo-hydrolase, whose translation is MEILGFAAGPYKTNCYVVRGENEVAIIDPGMHAHDDLVEYITTNNLSVDKIVLTHGHIDHTRDAGVVAKRFNAPVYIHPDDAFFLEVYKGSGTKTAMLFDADNMVSPDPESLRDLVDGETITLAGEEFTLKHAPGHSPGCTLIVGKEYCFSGDVLFKGSIGRTDFEWSDADAMNESLRTAVLPLDDALQILPGHGPTTTMRAERTGNPFLLAL
- the hisS gene encoding histidine--tRNA ligase, with protein sequence MSQNKSKSEKLQSFAAPKGVPDYAPPKSAAFLAVRDAFVNQAHKAGFEHIELPIFEDTGLFARGVGESTDVVSKEMYTFADRGERSVTLRPEGTAGVMRAVIEHSLDRGQLPVKLNYAGPFFRYERPQAGRYRQLQQVGVEAIGVDDPALDAEIIALADRSYRSLGLQDFRLELTSLGDRHCRPEYRQKLQDFLFALPLDEETRKRAEINPLRVLDDKRPEVQEMTADAPLMLDHLDAECREHFETVTGLLDDMGVPYVINPRMVRGLDYYTKTCFEFVHDGLGAQSGIGGGGRYDGLMAQLGGQDLSGIGYGLGVDRTMLALEAEGVTVGAERRVDVYGVPLGKDAKKALAGIVNTLRAAGISTDMSYGDRGLKGAMKGADRSNALYTLVLGEQELENNTIAVKDMRAHEQHDVALDEVVAFLQGKLI